aaattataagttaatatatagatgtcttattttaatttattgtgaaattatttttttctctagaACTATTTATGAGAAGGTTAATCAAAATGTTTTCTATGGTTGCTTCTACATTAAGAACAATGAGAGTTTAGTCACAATTTGggtgttttaaaatttagaacatTAATTATCATACATAAATAATTCTAAACAAGAAGACAAATTAAACTCTTTTactcttacatttttttaattgttttaaatgagTGCATGTGATTAATCTTACAAACAATGCCAAGTTTTActatatttactatattttataatagatGTTTATCAATTAGATTATGAAAATAAtctaagattttaaattatcatgaacttaaaatattttcagtCATGTAAAGAATGTCTTTAATAATTCCGTAAGAAATTTAaacttcatttaaatatttcttaggattcaagttaaaattgaaatgttatGCTAACTTTATCTAATATGGTGTCTActattataagttaaaaaaattattcaaagctttttttaaaaatattgctAACTATACTATCAAAGAAGTTGTGTATGGAAAAAATTCACAACACATTCAATGTTTTTTTACTTCAAAGCTTCACAAACAAGAGGAATAAGAAAACATCCAAGTGAGTTCAAactaatttaacataaaattatttgcaacagttacactttttttttcctatattaaaaccctttttggaaaaaaaaaaaacaagtatcATTTTGCAAGTCATAAGAACATGCTAAAATTTCTTCCTATCCtaagatttttttaagaatatattacTTGTCTTCATCCCAATAAATTAGTAAGGAGATTTCAACCATTGTATAAGATATCATCATTTCTAGAAATGAAAAAAGTTGTTATCTTCTTATCACTAGATATTGTATTTGTTTTGAGTCATAAAtgatttactaaaaaaaattatctatttaatttaaaattaaccattgtttaaataatattttatttgtaattaacgATATCAGCCTTCTTAATGAAACTTTGATgatttgtaaaaatttaaacataacctttgtaataaaacaaattaggataaaaatactacaaatttttttaatatattttatattgtatattataattatttatctacctaaaagaaaaagagaaattgaaacCAAGCTTCCAAATATATTTGATACATTATCTCATATTTATCTGTACATTATCTTACCGTACATATATTGAAacgatataaaaaaaaagttcacttttttgtgttattatgattgtttacaaatcaaagaaaattcagTTAACCCTTCTAATCcgtgtaaatttatttttagttatttttgtttaaaatggaGTTGGTCATAATATattacagaaaaaaatattctaattgaTTTGTgcgattattattattattattattattattattatttatttaattttttaattttttaaatttcggCTCCAGGTCTTTAATTCTACAGAGTTgataatttgtttctctctttgAGACCAGATATCCAATGGAACCCTAGCAGTTAAATAGGAGTGAGATTTGAAGGAGGAGCTTGTATCTGTCTTAAAATCTGAGTTACTCAGTACCAAGCTCAGGTAACATCATTGTCTTTCAAATCTTTGCCTTTTCAATTTTCAGGAATTTTCTTCAATTCGAAAAGCTTGTGTTTTTCACCCCATCACCATGTTCAATAAACTTCTGTACTTGAAATGTGTCACTCCCATAGCAGCATCACCTTACCCTTTTATCCATCACTACCCATTCCTCTTTTCTCTCTGTTTCAGCACTGCCCCTTCAAATTCACGCTCATTTGCGGTATCCTACCTCATTCACAACTTTGGATTCTCTCCTGAATCTGCTTCCAAAACATCTAAGTCCTACAATATTTGTTTCCAGACCTCAGAAAAGCCCGAGACAGTGATCAGGTTCTTCAGAAATAATGGTTTCTCTAATGTCCAAATAAACAATATGGTTAGAAGGTCACCATGGTTGCTTTCCTGTGACCCATGCAAAAGGGTAATGccaaagtttgaattttttctctCAAAGGGTGTTTCTAGCTCTGAAATTGTTGACCTAGTGAATAAGTACCCTGCAGTACTGGGTTCAAGCCTGAAGAATCAGATAGTTCCAACCTATGAATTGATTTATAAGTTCTTGCAATCTGATGTGAAGACTATTGGTTGTATGCTTGGTAATTCATTTTTCTGTCGGGGCGATATTCTAGCACACAACATCAGATTGCTGCTGAAGAATGGAGTGGGAGAAACGAACATTTCAAGATTGCTTGGGAACCGTTGTAAGGGGGTCTTTTGCTCAAATGATATGGTTAAGTTGGTGAAGGAAGTAAAGGATTTGGGATTTGATCCTTCAAAAGCAGCTTTTGCTGTAGCGTTGATGGCCAAAAAAGAAACGACTCCTTCCATGTGGAAGCAGAAAGTTGATACCTTAAAGAAATGGGGTTGGTCTGATGAAGCCTTTTCTGAAGCATTTAGGAGGCACCCTCACATTATGTTGGCAtccattaagaaaataaatgttgtGATGAACTTTTGGGTCAATCAGTTGGGTAGGGATGCTCTGGAACTTGTCCGTTTTCCGAAGATTTTCGGGTTGAGTATGGAAAAGACAATCATTCCAAGGTATCGTGTTGTCCAGCATTTACTTGCTGAAGGCCTGAGGAAAAGCACTGCCAGCTTTTTGACGCCGATTGCTATTTCTGAAAAGGCCTTTCTTGAAACCTTTGTGACATGTTTTAAGGAGGAATCATATCAACTATTAAAGTTGTACCAGGAAAAAGTTAGTGTTCAAGGAAAAGAGGAGGTTGGTGCGGCATGGGGCAATTCTCAAATTGTTAACTCATGAGTATACATTTGTCTGGTTAAAGGTTGCTGTCTAAATTCAACTGCTTGGTGCGTTATAAATGATTGAAGCATGANAAGCTTAGcacaaattctttaaaataataacaaccaATGTTTTTGCGTAACCTAGCATACACAATAGCATGTTTTGTTGTTCCTTTTGTTATAAAGATGCATTTGTCATCCTTGTATCTTGAGTATGGACTGGCAGGGATCTTTTAGCTACTGGTTTTTATTGATCTCTTTTTTAGGTTTGGCTTGTTGCCAGAAAGTTTCTAACGTTTGTGTTAAGGGGGCTCCTTGATATCTGGGTCCATGTTTCAATTTTCCTTGTTAGGGCAATTTAACAATGTATCTCAGACAGTTAGCAGGGAAATATATTGAATGACAACTTCTGGATAGCATTAGAGGCTATTTAATTTCTTAGTTTTCTAGTCTGTATGGTTACTATGGATGGATAAGTGTTTCTGAGAGGATACAATGGATCAGTAGCTTACCTCGTTCTTCAGTTTTGCTCTTTCTTAGCCGGTTTTGATGAAGAAAACACTTAGCTAGTTTAGTACGTTTCTGTCTCTGATAATTTAGTGATGCTTTGCAAGAAGCTTCAACGTGATTCAGTTTACGTTGGAAAAGAGTTATGTGCTTCTTTTCTGCATAGTGATCAACTGGTCATGCCAGTAAGATAAAACAGGTGTGAGATAAGTTATTTTGCTGGAAAAAGATTGAGAAAATGCATTACTTTATGATACAATCGAAGCTGTAAGaacttgttaattttttactttatgtaATCcagcttttctttttcattcatttgtaTTGGTTTACTTTGAttataatataagtttaaaGATGCTGGTAACTGCACAAGCCTTGACACAACGACAAGGTTCTGCTTCATGACATGGTGTTCAAATGTTCATGACATAGGATAAAGATTCATGCATTTGACATTACCAAACTCCCTCAAAATGGTTAGAGCCTTGTGTAGTGAGCCATTTACTATAGAAGTGCAAACATTTGATAAGGGACTATAGTAAGTTACAGGCTTTGGTGGTGATTTGGTGCTTCAATTGCCATAGCTATGGTATTACTTGTACACTTCTAGGGGTGAGACATGCTTGTTATATTGGTATGATGATTTATTATGGAAATTGATTTAGTATTATAATGTTAATTGTAACATTAAAATAGTATACAATTACTAAAAGAGATCCCATACATCAATGGTTAAGAGATTagattactaaaaaaataaattatgtatataagGCTATTACTTTAACTCATAAAGTAACTATAACATCTAATATACACATATACATGCATCTTATAGTATTAGACCAAGGAATATGCTACTCTTCATAGTATTTATGACATGCTTTAtccttttctatttaaaatgaaatggttATTGAGAGTGTCAGAATAACCTTCGGAATTCTTATATATACATAACCATGATAAAAACTTTTTCTTGAAATTATTCTCATACCACATGTCAATCCTCATTCACAATCATATATCATAATCCATAAGTgttctcaattttaaataaacatatatttatagtgTTGAAATCACttcaaacaacacaaaatttattaaacacaGAAAAAACTACACAAATTCATCATCATTACTATATCATACTTGAGTAAATATCATACATACTAACAATCATGTTATTAATCGATCATGGTTTTATCATTTACATAATCACATGCATTAAGTACCTCATAAGAGGTATAGGTAAACTTAGTTAAAATTATCACATTTTCGCTCAACCACCAGATATGCTTGCTCAGCTCGTGAACTCTCAATCGGTTAAAAGTGTTTGACAACAAATTCGTTTAGTGCTCAGCAAGAAAACCACTATAACttacaaacttaaaattttcCCAAAAGTCGCCTAACGATTATATTCTTGCCTAGCAACTATCAAGTCAGTGAGCTCTCTGACTTTGAATTTGCACAAGAAAACTAAACTCGCCTATGGAGTGTGCATAATTGCGCAGAATaggatttttcaaatttatgtcATTTCAACCCTGCAAAACCAATTTAACACTAACCATAGATGTTCAAAACAACCAAACATCATATTATACATAATGACTCAAATCATCTCAAATATACAACCTACGTAACTCGACTCAAAAGATCATATTTCATGAGTCATCTCAATTACACAAACCAGCTATCATACAAACatacaattaacaatcaaaaggTTGTTTGAGTTAAAATCAAGATAATTAACTTCCTTTACCTTTTAGAAGTTCAAACAACTCTAAAGAACCTAAACCGCTTTCACAGATCACAAAACTCTATTTATACCTACAAACCACAAAATCATGATCAGAGTACACCGTTAGTATCATTGATAAGCAAAAAGTCTTATATAAGACTCCAACAACACATGCAAAACACATTTGGCTCGCATGCAAGGGTAATGAAAAATACTACAAAAAATAGCGGAAGCTAACTTACTTTTTTGCAAAAGCTATTCAGACACACTTGAAGAACTCGCCTCAAAGATCACTCAAACGATCTTTgatattcaaacaaataaacaaagtGTGAGAACTTctgaaaaaaaagtaagagaaCTCTATAAAATGGTTTTGagaaagtttgagttttaaataatgaaattcattcataaaaaatctattaatattaaaaccttttaaatttaaaataatagagtcTCAcactattttaaaatcattactacttctaaaatatcattttataaaattttatattaattactataatttatatgattacaatattattttatgttacttgaatactataaatatataataatataataattgatttacCTATATCTCCATCCTCTTACAACATAAATCTTCTCTAAACACTTTTGCATCCGAAAAAGAAAGTCAAATGTTTCAACAACTATCCATCTCTACACAAATAATATATTCCCTTAAATCTCATtcaaagaggagaaaaaaaattaaaaccttaaCAAAAGATTATGTACTTaccaaaatttaaatctaatctATCTATAAAAACCTTTATCTTTTTacctgtaacatcccaaaatatgtgtataattcatACCAAATGGAATGCAACATGttataatactagaaagcagttagGAGTAGAAATAACTGTATAAGTAtgaattacagtcatccaaaatagagGGGAAATTAAAACGACAAGTAAATCAGAGTACAAAGGTTCGAGGTTTTGcaaaatatgataaactaaaagaaataaaacaacatgatcGCCTAAGCACTAGGTGCTGGATCTTCCTCGGTGTCCAACGCCTGCTCCAGAGGtacatcatcacctactgctcacatccaaaggattggatgatcatcgcaagggaggaagcaaacacacacaacatacaagtgcaagggtgagctaggtttCAAACGAACATACAAATCATAGCAAAGTGATCAAACATTACTGAAACATAATTTCACATGCAAACATACAAGTCATCATAATCACAGGCACTTAGTTCATAATTTAACCAATCAATCATCTTATCATGCGAAGACTCCTAGACACGTCCAAACATAAAATGAAtgtagagctggggcgggttgtgcacttgtgatggccctactgctttgcaaagccattgccgagggattccacccgaccatacacaaggctagtccgttaccgcagtataggcctacagtgaaagcgcctaccctaggacctcccactactcccaccacacgcgtcgatcttctctaagtgagaatgaaagaccgttgaAGTGTTAcggataaccccccatatggaagcctctcaCCATTCAATCAATACACTAAcagatctcaccgagagatcatGATTTCACAATCGAATCCATCCAATCCAATTACTTGATAATTTTCCAAGTCATATAAATCATACACACCTTAATTTGCcacaaacaattaaataaagcaACCAACCACAAGCTCTAAGCAATAAACCGAACACTAGTAACAGTGGCCGAACCATTGGGGTAGAATTGGGTACCACTAACAGGCACCCTgaccagaccgaacggtctagAGGAGAAAGGATTTTCTCACTCTGACCTGCATGccaaaccgaacggtcaagagaagggaGAACCTTCTCTGACCAGGGTTCCATAACCGGACGGTTTGAGAAGGAAACCTTCTCTCACCAAGGCtccatgaccgaacggtcaagagaagagCCTACTCTTTCTGACCCATAGTGCCAAACCGAACGGTCATAGGAAGGAACAAACCTTCAATGACCACAACTGTGAAGACCGAGAACCCTAGGTGGCCAAGAACAAAGCCcaaccgaacggtcaagagaaggaagaaccttctctgaccaaTGATACCAAACCGAACGATTTGAGAAGGAAACTTCCTTCTCTCACCAATGTCCCataaccgaacggtcaagagaagtGAACCTCCTCTCTGACCAAGGGAAACAggccgaacggtcaagagaaggaaAGACCTTCTCTGACTAGGGCTCCCTGACCGGACGGTTTGAGAAGGAAACCTCCTTCTCTCACCAAGGCtccatgaccgaacggtcaagagaaaGGGGATCCTTCTCTGACCGAGGAGACCTCCAAACCGGACGGTCAAGGGGAGGAGTCATCCTTCCCTGACCAAGCCTACAAAACCGAACGGTCAGGAGAAGGGagaaccttctctgaccaaggCCTTCCAAACCGGACGGCCAAactctgcagaattatgcagaattcGACAGAACCAGCTAAGACCATTTTCAACCACTTTtgccaacttctaacactcctaatctttgttttagacataattaaacttatctaagtgattctaaacatttctaacacatttctaaagtgatttaagCTTCATTTCAACTCTAAAACACTCATCTTCCCAACTTAGGgacccaaaacccaatcttGCCATTTGGTACCTATTTTGATcaatttagtgactcaaacaagtcacaatacatTGCATGAAGCTGACCCAACAGTCCAAAAACGTGACAAACCCCAAttactcaaaatcactacctcacttcctctaaaatgGCTAAAAAGTGACCCTAAGATCTTTGATTCCCTTCCAAATAATGCCACAACAAATTTCCACACCAAAACAGTTCCAACATGCATAATTCATCATTCAAAAACGTCCCAAACAGTTCATAATCATCAATCATCAAATTCACACAACATACACATTTCCATTCATGCATTTCAAGTCAATATAACCAATTCCATGCCTCCAACAACATACAACATCAAAATTATCATACATTCAAGGCATAccactaaaatgaaaagaagaactagctccccttacctctagtgtaGACAACCAAGCTCAAGTAGGAACTCTAGACCACTTTCTTACACTCCCAAAATGTTAGAATCacctataaatcatcaattgatgatggagaacNAATTTTANCACCAAGTTGAAGTTAGATTGTGGAAGAAACGAAATGGGTTGCATGAAATAAgaaatttcatgctttaaacCCTAGGGCAAAGGGGAAAAGAGGGCTTTCTTACCGGTTGGACGAAACGGAGATTCAATCGGTGGGAAATGCTCCTCTTGCAGTCCTAAAAGCTTGGGTAtcttcaatttgaaattcaaacgGTTAGAATTTGAGTAGTGGTGCTTGAAAGGTAAGGCAATGGAGgaaaagtagaagaagaagatggtggcTGTTTTAGAAAATGACTAAGTTCTAGAATGCTATGGTATTTTTACTTTACCAAAATGCTCTACCTATCATATGCTGCCACGTGTATTCCActaatacattatttttcaagGTGTTACATTACCTCTTCTTGGttgaaatataacaaatatttccTATAATtaaagagagtttaaatcaaaaggttagaaacaaataaaatttactttaaaatgaaaaacaaatatttaacttttatttataaatttttgaacctttattttttagaatGTGTTTGAATATAAAACTCAAATCTTATACAATTTGATGTATTGAGTTGTAAagtaattattgaaaattatatttaaatttaattattaacttacaacattaaaaaaaataggtaaaaaagaaactactttacaataaagaaaaatgaaatttagtaTCATATtaaagatatgaaaaatattgatATGCTCTTTAAAAATGTGCATTTTTTTCTCTACACcctttagttaatttgttaaaaatattttacatgacacatttcaaataagttttttactaaattaaatacatattgttattttaatttagtatctTAATCATTATCTTATTCTCTTAACTAAATCACTTGttacttatcttttatttataagagaCTATagaaaagagatgaaaataaaatagaaagtaaaattctttaaaataatgaaaaatgaaattattttatttattatttgacatttttttaaataataattattattatagaaaaatggagaaaaaagaGGAATGGGTATACAATCTCAACATTATGATAATTGTTTATCTAAACAATATAATGTAGACTTAATCCATAAACGATAGTTTGTTTGAATTAGAGGTAGAGTgcaaaaggaaataaaaaagaaaaaaaacatatagtaGAAAATTAGGTTATTTAGCCCGAGTGAAACATTTGTTTATAGATgcattttttgtaatataatatttttttatatactaatatatttaggaaataattagtaaaataaaatttcaaaatataaattagagataaaatgcaaattaaataaaaaataatataaaatttaataaataaaaagtacttttaaaacaataatatattaaaataaattactttaaaatgagtaaagttgaaattattaccttttcaaatttgaatactttttattttaattattctttcttTGAAAATAGTTCTTACACTTCACCCTTAAATCCTTCTCTATTTCtcagaaaataatttatctaaacCACCAAAGTTGTCTCTAATCACTGTGTTAATCAGCCTCCTACAATGCTATGTGTTTTCAGAATTTGAAGACCAGAAATTCCTCCATCAACACCATCAACACCACCATTCATTCAGATGTTTCGCTTCCAAAGCATCAAACCCCTTTTTCTCCACTCCAAGGGACTCACAACCCCTTTTCCCTCAACACTCTCTCTGAAACACTTCTCCCTCACTTCGCAACAACACTCATTCACCGTTTCCTACCTCATAGACACCTTTGGTTTCTTACCACAAGCCGCTCTCAAGGCTTCCAAGCGCGTTAGCTTCGATACCCCTCAAAAGCCCGACTCAGTCATCGCTTTCTTCAACAGAAACGGATTCACCCACGCTCACATCAACAACATCGTCAAAAGCATACCCAACATACTCATATACAACGCTGACGAGAAGCTTTCGCCAAAGTTCCAATTTTTACGCTCAAAAGGTGCTTCTGCTTCTGATATCGTTCGCCTCGTTAATAGGTGCCCCAGAATCCTCACATCCAGCCTCAAGAACAACGTGATCCCCTCCTTCGAATTGGTGAAAAGGTTCCTCCAATCTGACCAGAAAACCATTGATTGTGTTTTCGGTAGTAGACCTTTCCTTCGATATAACGTTGGAGCGCAGAATGTGGACATGTTGCTTGATGTTGGAGTCAGGGACTCCGGCATCGGCTATTTGTTCGGAAGGAGGCCCTCTATACTCTTGTCTACTGACTTGAGGGAGGCTA
This DNA window, taken from Vigna radiata var. radiata cultivar VC1973A chromosome 5, Vradiata_ver6, whole genome shotgun sequence, encodes the following:
- the LOC106761319 gene encoding uncharacterized protein LOC106761319; translated protein: MFRFQSIKPLFLHSKGLTTPFPSTLSLKHFSLTSQQHSFTVSYLIDTFGFLPQAALKASKRVSFDTPQKPDSVIAFFNRNGFTHAHINNIVKSIPNILIYNADEKLSPKFQFLRSKGASASDIVRLVNRCPRILTSSLKNNVIPSFELVKRFLQSDQKTIDCVFGSRPFLRYNVGAQNVDMLLDVGVRDSGIGYLFGRRPSILLSTDLREAIDEVKEMGFDPSKINFVIALHAKRALSKSRWDAKVDAFKMWGWSEEMVFDSFRKHPLLMLVSKDKINEIMRFWVVELGWDPLALAEMLNIFGFSLEKRIVPRGLVVRYLIVKGLREKSAKLYTPFSVSEELFLKRFVMCFKEESSQLLKLYQNKKCFQENREDGVESAS
- the LOC106759975 gene encoding transcription termination factor MTERF5, chloroplastic-like, with protein sequence MVRRSPWLLSCDPCKRVMPKFEFFLSKGVSSSEIVDLVNKYPAVLGSSLKNQIVPTYELIYKFLQSDVKTIGCMLGNSFFCRGDILAHNIRLLLKNGVGETNISRLLGNRCKGVFCSNDMVKLVKEVKDLGFDPSKAAFAVALMAKKETTPSMWKQKVDTLKKWGWSDEAFSEAFRRHPHIMLASIKKINVVMNFWVNQLGRDALELVRFPKIFGLSMEKTIIPRYRVVQHLLAEGLRKSTASFLTPIAISEKAFLETFVTCFKEESYQLLKLYQEKVSVQGKEEVGAAWGNSQIVNS